The genomic DNA GATCGACTTGCTGGTCACTGATGTCGTCATGCCGCGCATGGATGGCCCGACGCTGACCAAGGAGGTCGAGGCTCGGCGCCCCAATATCAAGGTTATCTATATCTCCGGCTATGCCGAAGACGCGTTCCGCTCGAAAGTCGACAGCAAGGTCAACTTTCTACCCAAGCCGTTCAGTCTGAGTCAGTTGGCGACCAAGGTGAAGGAAGTAATGCTGGCCGACGAGCACTAAGGCGCGCCGGCGCGGTGGCGTAGGAAAGCGGGCATGGAAAATTCCCACTTGCCCGCGATGCCGTTCGGGCGCACGGCTAAAACCAGCAGCATGAAAGCGGCCAAGCCTAATTCACCGAGCCCCGATACGCCGACCGGCTTTTCAATTTGCCTTAAACCCTCGCTGACGAACGAGATGGCGACAACGCCGACCACGGCGCCGGTAAGCGAGCGCATGCCGCCGACCAGCAGCATCACGATGGTGATGAAGGTCAGGTTGAGGTAGAGCAAATTGGCCTGGGTGATGGTTGCGGTGAAATGGACATAGAGCACGCCGCCGATGCCGGTCACGAACGCGCTGACAACAAAGGCGATAAGGCGCTGGAAGGTGATGTTCACGCCGGCCGCCCTGGCTGCGACCATGTCTTCGCGAGAGGCACGCAGCTGCAGACCGAATTTTGAACGGTCATACGCGAAAGCGATCAACAACGCGCCGGCAACGAAACCGAACGCTGTCCACAGATCGACATAGGTGGGCAGGCCGATCAGCGTGCTGGCGCCCTTGGTGAATGAATCCCATTGATTGTAAACCACCGTAATGATGGTGAAGACGGCAAACGTGCCGATCGCGGCGGCGATGCCGGAGAGGCGCATCAACGGCGCGCCGACAATCAACGCGAGCACGGCGGAAAGTAGCCCTGCCAGCAACGCGCCCGGCAAGACGTGCATCTCCATCAGGCCGAAGCCTTCCCAGATATTGGGCAGCATAATTTTTTTACGGATCACCGTCATGGTGAGCCAGGCGGACATATAGGCTGAGACGATCATGAAAGTGGAATGGCCGAACGACAGCACACCCGAATTGCCAACGAAAATATAGAGACCAACGACCACCGTCATCATGATCAAGGCTTTGGTCACCATGCGTTCGAAGGAGAGCGGCCCCAAATGCGAGAAGGCGACAATGACAGCGAGAATGAGAATCAGCGAGAGCACCGGCCAAAGCTGAGCCAATGCGCCGGTGCCGCGTTGGCCATGCGTCATCAAACGCGTTCCTGAAGTGCGGCGACCTTGATGATGCCGCCGGGGCGGTACATCAGGAACAGCAGCACCACGGCAAAAATGAAGGCTTCACGGTAGTTAAGCAGTGCCAGTGGCAACAGTCCGCCCAACACCACTTCCAATATGCCCACGGCGTATCCGCCAATTACCGCGCCGGTCAGGCTACCCATGCCACCGCACACCGTGGCGACAAAAGCGACCAAAGTTAAGCGCAACCCCATCGCCGGCAGCACGAGGCCGGTTTTGCCGAGCACCACGATCGCCGCCGCGCCGGCCAACAGGCCGCTGATAGCAAACGCCGCGGCAATCACCAGATTGACCCGCACCCCCATCATCCGTGCCATACGGACATCTTCGGAGGCGGCGCGCATGTTCACGCCGATCTTTGTGCGCTTCAGGAACAGCGTGAGCGCCGCCATGAGCACGAAGGAAAGCCCAATTGTAAAAAGGTTGAGCAGCGAAATGCTGAGCGTCCCCCAGACAATATGGTGATTGAGTACGGGCACGATATCGACGCCCAGCGCGCGCCCGCCCATCACCATCAAAACGAAATTTTGCAGGAAAAAGCTCACCGCAAAGGATGCCGCGAGCAACACGGACGGATCCGCCGTGCGCAACGGTCGAAAGGCGATTCTCTCAGTGGCCAGGGCGACCAGGATAGCGATAACGACACCGCCGAGGATGGTGAGCGGCCACGCTGCGGCGGCCAACATGAACATCGCATAGGCGCCCATCATCAAAAGATCGCCATGGGCGAAATTGACCAGCCGCATGATGCCGAAGATGAGGCCGATGCCGAGCGCCGCGAGGGCATAAAGCCCGCCGACGCTCAGCGCATCGATCACATATTGAAGGATTATCAAGTTCGGGACCTACAGCGTGCAGATAAGTAAAGGCCCCCGCAGCGTGCGTGATGACACACCACGAGGGCCCCTTGAATTAGCACCGATATGTTCCCGTATCAGAACGTAATCGGCGGTACTTTCTCGGCGGTGTAGCGCGTGATCGGCGCATGTTTGCCGTTCTGCACTTCCATAATCTGTAAACCACGATAGAGGTTGATATGCAGGTCCGGCGAGAAGCTTGTCGCACCGATCAGCAAGTTTTC from Pseudomonadota bacterium includes the following:
- a CDS encoding branched-chain amino acid ABC transporter permease, with the translated sequence MTHGQRGTGALAQLWPVLSLILILAVIVAFSHLGPLSFERMVTKALIMMTVVVGLYIFVGNSGVLSFGHSTFMIVSAYMSAWLTMTVIRKKIMLPNIWEGFGLMEMHVLPGALLAGLLSAVLALIVGAPLMRLSGIAAAIGTFAVFTIITVVYNQWDSFTKGASTLIGLPTYVDLWTAFGFVAGALLIAFAYDRSKFGLQLRASREDMVAARAAGVNITFQRLIAFVVSAFVTGIGGVLYVHFTATITQANLLYLNLTFITIVMLLVGGMRSLTGAVVGVVAISFVSEGLRQIEKPVGVSGLGELGLAAFMLLVLAVRPNGIAGKWEFSMPAFLRHRAGAP
- a CDS encoding branched-chain amino acid ABC transporter permease yields the protein MIILQYVIDALSVGGLYALAALGIGLIFGIMRLVNFAHGDLLMMGAYAMFMLAAAAWPLTILGGVVIAILVALATERIAFRPLRTADPSVLLAASFAVSFFLQNFVLMVMGGRALGVDIVPVLNHHIVWGTLSISLLNLFTIGLSFVLMAALTLFLKRTKIGVNMRAASEDVRMARMMGVRVNLVIAAAFAISGLLAGAAAIVVLGKTGLVLPAMGLRLTLVAFVATVCGGMGSLTGAVIGGYAVGILEVVLGGLLPLALLNYREAFIFAVVLLFLMYRPGGIIKVAALQERV